Below is a genomic region from Mustela lutreola isolate mMusLut2 chromosome 1, mMusLut2.pri, whole genome shotgun sequence.
AGAGTCACAAGGTAAAGATTTCACAAAAAAACACAGTCCAGAAAGGACTACAAGTTACAAattggtcttttcttttctttttaagattttatttgagagagagagagagaaagtgcacacaagcaggggggaatgggcagagggagagagaagcagactccctgctgagcagggagcccgatgtggggctccatcccaggaccctgagacgatgacctgagccgaaggcagaggcttaaccgactgagccacccaggcgcccccaaattggTCTTTTTCATCTGCACCTGCACCCATACCCACAAGGTAAATTCACTAAACTACCGAGGTGTTACATGTAGTCTTTGCTGAATCTCCTTCCTAAACTGGGACTGCATTGATGCCACCTGCTGCTGAGTGAGGGCCTTGTCACATGTCTGGTAAGTCAATCTGTAGCAGAGACTGACCTGTTGAGTCTCTGGATGCTGAAAACTACTAAGGAATTGTATGGATATGACAGTGTCCTGGGACACTGCTCGGGCCACTGTGTGAAACTCTAGTTCATCAAATTCTTTCTTCTCATCTAACCAAAAACTAATATCATGCACATAGCATGGGGGATACAGGGAATAGCTTTTAAAGGATTCTATTTTCCCAGGAACAAAATGCTTCAGGAAACGGTGGTCAAAGGTCCACAACATCCTCCAGTCAGAGATACCCCAGACAAGCATGGCTAGTAGGTCCAAGTTCACAGACACAAACATAAAACACTGGTCCCTGTGCACAATGCTTGTAGCAGATGTAGTGACAGACCCAATAATGAGATCCTTggcacaatctgagccaaaattatGAGACTTCACATTAATAATATAATCGTTTCCGTTTGGTTGAAAGACAAATTCCACTGAACTGCTCAGCTTAGAGTCCTCCAACCATGTCTGGTTCAGAAGGCTATCCAGAGTGTCCTTCAGGTGATCCAGTAGTGACTGAAGATAACTATCCTTCAGATTTTTATTAAACCCAAGGATAAATAAAGTCTCATGGAATGCTGGCATTGTGAAAGGCAAGATGCGGCACTTCCGAAAGACAGGTCCGCTGAGGACGTGCACAGAACCTGGGAGGAAGTCTGGTGCTTGGATGACAGCCTGAACATGAACTAGGAGAGAAGGTCTAAGGAAGAGCTTGGTTTGGCCACAGATTTCTTCATGAGTTTCTTGCTTGCTATCTCTTCCAGAATCCTTGAGAAGGCTAAATTCTGAAAATAACTCTAGGAAGTCTTCTATGTCTTGTGTTGTCCCACTAGTCAGGGACTCAGAATTTGAGTTATCTTCACAGAGACTAATCCAAAAGGCAGCTGACAAACAGTCACAGTTCCAGGAAGTGAGAACACTAGGGCTTCCCTCTGGCAGCAAAGGGAAGGAACACTTCAGCCTCTTCAAAGGGAAAGCTTTGCCCAATTCAGCAATGAGTTTCTCATTAATGGTTTTGACAGGATGACATGAAGGTGCTTCCAAGAAACCTCTGTttaaacacacataaaaataactttttaacttcAAGTAATAAATGATTATAATGGATCTAGAATTAAAAGcacaaagaatacagaaaagaatTATCCTTAAAGTGATcctaaaagcaaatttaaaaaattacctaccAGAAACAGATATCATGTGTTTCAGAACTCTGACAGCCACCATTTGTATGATGTATCAGacaaattttaattctaaaaaggCTTGTATAAGGCCAGACTGACAAGTATTCAGAGCACCAACATCGTTAACAATTTATATAGCATCCATTCAATACACGGTTGGCATCAAGCCAATCAGGATACAGCTAGAGACAGAAGTAATTTCTGGTAAAACAGCAGGTTACCTGTTCAACTTTCCTACAAGCGCTTCTGGTTCTGGAAAGGAAAACCACCGGTCACCCAGTTTGATCCTGAAGATTCTGGGTTGTGAACCTTCAAAGGGTAAGCTCCGAGTGAAGATATGGTTCAAAGCACCTTCTACATGAAAGGGCTTATCTTGACTCCTGGCAAAAGAGTCACCAAGTATGGAGTCTgtcattttcttaattaattaatttactgtcattatttttaaaagccagtcTTTTTAGAGACTAAAGCAGGAAAGTGGTAGGGGAAAATTGGCctcagagatttttttcattattagtgtaagAGATGAAAAAGACTTAAATGTCTGTTATTACTCACCTATATCCAGTGCACTTGTACCCTGGCACAGCCTCACAGCCAAAGGGATGCACGTCACTTAAAATGAATCCCCCCAGAGCTGCCATGGCAACCACTTGCCAGCTGTTGTGCCATTCTCTCCTGGGCTTATCAGCAGGAGTCCCACCTTGTCCTCTGCACAACGCCACATGGACTTCTCCTTCATCTGCAAGAACATCCTTACAGC
It encodes:
- the FDXACB1 gene encoding ferredoxin-fold anticodon-binding domain-containing protein 1 isoform X1, which produces MAPRRLLLVGEGNFSFAAALSETLEASTRVTATCLQRSADVAGNPVARENLRRLLERGTEVRFGVDCTQLADAFKPQHREFDRIYFNFPHCGRKAGVAKNRELLAKFFQSCKDVLADEGEVHVALCRGQGGTPADKPRREWHNSWQVVAMAALGGFILSDVHPFGCEAVPGYKCTGYRSQDKPFHVEGALNHIFTRSLPFEGSQPRIFRIKLGDRWFSFPEPEALVGKLNRGFLEAPSCHPVKTINEKLIAELGKAFPLKRLKCSFPLLPEGSPSVLTSWNCDCLSAAFWISLCEDNSNSESLTSGTTQDIEDFLELFSEFSLLKDSGRDSKQETHEEICGQTKLFLRPSLLVHVQAVIQAPDFLPGSVHVLSGPVFRKCRILPFTMPAFHETLFILGFNKNLKDSYLQSLLDHLKDTLDSLLNQTWLEDSKLSSSVEFVFQPNGNDYIINVKSHNFGSDCAKDLIIGSVTTSATSIVHRDQCFMFVSVNLDLLAMLVWGISDWRMLWTFDHRFLKHFVPGKIESFKSYSLYPPCYVHDISFWLDEKKEFDELEFHTVARAVSQDTVISIQFLSSFQHPETQQVSLCYRLTYQTCDKALTQQQVASMQSQFRKEIQQRLHVTPR
- the FDXACB1 gene encoding ferredoxin-fold anticodon-binding domain-containing protein 1 isoform X2 gives rise to the protein MAPRRLLLVGEGNFSFAAALSETLEASTRVTATCLQRSADVAGNPVARENLRRLLERGTEVRFGVDCTQLADAFKPQHREFDRIYFNFPHCGRKAGVAKNRELLAKFFQSCKDVLADEGEVHVALCRGQGGTPADKPRREWHNSWQVVAMAALGGFILSDVHPFGCEAVPGYKCTGYRGFLEAPSCHPVKTINEKLIAELGKAFPLKRLKCSFPLLPEGSPSVLTSWNCDCLSAAFWISLCEDNSNSESLTSGTTQDIEDFLELFSEFSLLKDSGRDSKQETHEEICGQTKLFLRPSLLVHVQAVIQAPDFLPGSVHVLSGPVFRKCRILPFTMPAFHETLFILGFNKNLKDSYLQSLLDHLKDTLDSLLNQTWLEDSKLSSSVEFVFQPNGNDYIINVKSHNFGSDCAKDLIIGSVTTSATSIVHRDQCFMFVSVNLDLLAMLVWGISDWRMLWTFDHRFLKHFVPGKIESFKSYSLYPPCYVHDISFWLDEKKEFDELEFHTVARAVSQDTVISIQFLSSFQHPETQQVSLCYRLTYQTCDKALTQQQVASMQSQFRKEIQQRLHVTPR